One window of the Actinomyces procaprae genome contains the following:
- a CDS encoding Eco57I restriction-modification methylase domain-containing protein: MSRNTTGGSRSRTSRRSPGAPAGGARAGRGGGSRRSARCAPQLHRDWLELVDTDGPFLSVPVMTRLFPQGVPPLEDARKEVLRRAKPAFDAAWDAWDRARDRQAALPEYRAARDAWVRTVLTEVVGWGGHYTAAADRPALVEAHRVRGDGDSPVVVTPTGALLRGTADAAGTGGGAMTAADAAGAVGMAVGALVLVVDPVASLREVCDDGWATSPVDRMDAMLRAPESTCSIGVVTDGRWWALVSAPRGATTASGVVDAQTWIEEPATRDAFLTLLGVRRLLGGRPEERLPRLFADSVLAAEEITEALGTQVRRAVELVVSAVSRSAADAVRQGRPDPLPADAHQAYEGVVTVMMRVVFLLFAEERGLLPTQDLYRSGYGLSRVLDELDERAREEGEESLDGTYFVWHRLLATSGALFGGATWEDVRMPAYGGSLFDPDRFGFLTATGPDGALMVRVSDRVMLEVLRSVQVAHAGGEAQRVSFRDIDVEQIGYIYEGLLGYSCRRSDQVVLGLDGRNGEEPEVPLAVLEDLAEAHADDADLAAAILAWIKADQPSAQPRTKPALAKALAAGDAMEDAERVLLAVTRDAELRGRLRPWIGAIRRDLRGRPVVILPGELLVVETPSRRDAGAHYTPRSLAEDVVAHALAPLVYKPGPHQSEDRSQWRLIASDAILRLRVADIACGSGAFLVAAARYLARRLVEAWEHEGTTPPDKSPEQVERHALRQVVAHCLYGVDINPMAVEMCKLSLWLVSLDRNLPFSFVDDKVFVGNSLLGITDLEQLRALNIDPAAARKDRLFDLDAAGRMLPELDVDAILAEVTGRRHQLASEVDNDDPARSATTKLRQQSDNEKQLATLTRLADAVIAAGLDPDVAGKPGRRREDAYQRLAAAASAAFPPGGDGDPAGLDVILERGLTPTVTTDYERWRCLHWPLAFPEVFPQAPARGFDAVVGNPPFLGGQRLTGSMGTNMRDWFVHVLADGKRGSADLVAYFFLRAFDLVNPRGTLGLIATNTVAQGDTREVGLDRMVAAGFTITRAVQSRSWPSSSANLEYAAVWGTRAQVSPQVRAVACGERDVPVPRISTLLESAGRVEGKPQRLAKNAGVAFIGCYVLGKGFILEPEEAQAWIAEDPRNAEVLFPYLNGEDLNSRPDCSPSRWVIDFGMREQAEAASYHLPFGRVLSEVKPQRDKVKIDYRREYWWRYAAWAPAMREAIAGLDEVLVLARVSKTVVPVRFPTGAVISDAVVAFATDSYAEQAVLSSSLHQYWAIKYGSGMRNDPRYTPTDVFETFPRPEATPALDAIGRTLDTERREIMLRRGLGLTKLYNLVNDPELAPGQDADVDRMRAIHVELDAAVAAAYGWDDLDLTHGFHTYRQMTRWTIPPATRVEELDRLLEENHRRAAAEAAAKSGRPNKKPTRSANAGSAAPTARTRRGRRPAAGQEEMF; encoded by the coding sequence ATGAGCCGCAACACCACCGGGGGAAGCCGCTCCCGCACCTCCCGCCGCAGCCCGGGTGCCCCCGCCGGGGGCGCCCGGGCGGGCCGTGGGGGCGGCTCCCGGAGGAGTGCTCGCTGCGCCCCGCAGCTGCACCGCGACTGGCTGGAGCTGGTGGACACCGACGGCCCGTTCCTGTCCGTGCCGGTGATGACGCGCCTGTTCCCGCAGGGCGTCCCGCCGCTTGAGGACGCCCGCAAGGAGGTGCTGCGCCGCGCCAAGCCGGCCTTCGACGCCGCCTGGGACGCGTGGGATCGGGCGCGGGACCGTCAGGCGGCCCTGCCGGAGTACCGCGCCGCCCGTGACGCCTGGGTGCGCACGGTGCTCACCGAGGTGGTTGGCTGGGGCGGTCACTATACGGCCGCCGCCGACCGCCCCGCCCTGGTCGAGGCCCACCGGGTGCGGGGCGACGGCGACAGCCCCGTCGTGGTTACTCCGACCGGCGCCCTGCTGCGCGGCACCGCAGACGCAGCTGGCACGGGCGGGGGTGCCATGACTGCGGCAGACGCGGCAGGCGCGGTCGGCATGGCCGTGGGTGCGCTGGTGCTGGTGGTGGACCCGGTGGCCTCGCTGCGTGAGGTGTGCGACGACGGCTGGGCCACCAGCCCGGTCGACCGCATGGACGCCATGCTGCGCGCCCCGGAGTCGACCTGCTCGATCGGCGTGGTCACCGACGGCCGCTGGTGGGCCCTGGTGAGCGCCCCGCGTGGCGCCACCACCGCCTCCGGCGTGGTGGACGCCCAGACCTGGATCGAGGAGCCCGCGACCCGCGACGCCTTCCTGACCCTGCTGGGGGTGCGGCGCCTGTTGGGCGGCAGGCCGGAGGAGCGCCTGCCTCGCCTGTTTGCCGACTCGGTGCTGGCTGCCGAGGAGATCACCGAGGCCCTGGGCACGCAGGTGCGTCGCGCCGTGGAGCTGGTGGTCTCCGCCGTCTCCCGGTCGGCCGCCGACGCCGTGCGCCAGGGCCGCCCCGACCCGTTGCCGGCGGACGCCCACCAGGCGTACGAGGGCGTGGTGACCGTGATGATGCGGGTGGTGTTCCTGCTGTTCGCCGAGGAGCGTGGCCTGCTGCCCACACAGGACCTCTACCGCAGCGGCTACGGCCTGTCACGGGTGCTCGACGAGCTCGATGAGCGGGCCCGCGAGGAGGGGGAGGAGTCGCTGGACGGCACCTACTTCGTCTGGCACCGCCTGCTGGCCACCTCCGGCGCCCTGTTCGGCGGGGCCACCTGGGAGGACGTGCGCATGCCCGCCTACGGCGGCTCCCTGTTTGACCCTGATCGCTTCGGCTTCCTGACCGCCACAGGCCCCGACGGCGCCCTGATGGTGCGCGTGTCCGACCGGGTGATGCTGGAGGTGCTGCGCTCGGTGCAGGTCGCCCACGCCGGCGGTGAGGCGCAGCGGGTCTCCTTCCGGGATATCGACGTGGAGCAGATCGGCTACATCTATGAGGGCCTGCTCGGCTACTCCTGCCGCCGCAGCGATCAGGTGGTGCTGGGGCTGGACGGTAGGAACGGTGAGGAGCCGGAGGTACCACTGGCGGTGCTGGAGGACCTGGCCGAGGCCCACGCCGACGACGCCGATCTCGCCGCCGCCATCCTCGCCTGGATCAAGGCCGACCAGCCCTCGGCCCAGCCCCGCACCAAGCCCGCGCTCGCCAAGGCGCTCGCGGCCGGGGATGCCATGGAGGACGCCGAGCGGGTCCTGCTCGCGGTGACCCGCGACGCCGAGCTGCGTGGGCGGCTGCGCCCGTGGATCGGGGCGATCCGCCGGGACCTGCGCGGACGACCGGTGGTGATCCTGCCCGGCGAGCTGCTGGTGGTGGAGACACCCTCGCGGCGCGACGCCGGTGCCCACTACACGCCGCGTTCCCTGGCGGAGGACGTGGTGGCCCACGCGCTCGCCCCGCTCGTATACAAGCCGGGCCCGCACCAGAGCGAGGACCGCTCCCAGTGGCGGCTGATCGCCTCCGACGCGATCCTGCGCCTGCGCGTGGCAGACATCGCCTGCGGCTCGGGCGCCTTCCTGGTGGCGGCGGCCCGCTACCTGGCCCGTCGGCTGGTGGAGGCCTGGGAGCATGAGGGCACGACGCCCCCGGACAAGTCGCCGGAGCAGGTGGAGCGGCACGCGCTGCGCCAGGTGGTGGCGCACTGCCTGTACGGGGTGGACATCAACCCCATGGCGGTGGAGATGTGCAAGCTCTCCCTGTGGCTGGTGTCCCTGGACCGGAACCTGCCCTTCAGCTTCGTGGATGACAAGGTGTTCGTCGGCAACTCCCTGCTGGGCATCACCGACCTGGAGCAGCTGCGTGCGCTGAACATCGACCCGGCCGCGGCGCGGAAGGACCGGCTCTTCGACCTTGATGCCGCCGGCCGGATGCTGCCGGAGCTGGATGTGGACGCGATCTTGGCGGAGGTTACCGGCCGCCGCCACCAGCTCGCCTCCGAGGTGGACAACGACGATCCTGCCCGTTCTGCCACCACCAAGCTGCGCCAGCAGAGCGACAATGAGAAGCAGCTGGCCACGCTCACCCGCCTGGCCGACGCTGTCATCGCCGCCGGCCTGGACCCGGATGTGGCCGGCAAACCCGGCCGACGGCGTGAAGACGCCTATCAGCGCCTGGCCGCCGCGGCGAGCGCCGCCTTCCCGCCCGGCGGTGACGGCGACCCGGCGGGCCTGGATGTGATCCTGGAGCGGGGCCTGACCCCGACGGTGACCACGGACTACGAGCGCTGGCGGTGCCTGCACTGGCCACTGGCCTTCCCCGAGGTCTTCCCGCAGGCCCCGGCCCGCGGTTTCGACGCCGTGGTGGGCAATCCGCCCTTCCTGGGCGGGCAGCGCCTCACCGGGTCCATGGGGACGAATATGCGCGACTGGTTTGTGCACGTGCTCGCCGATGGGAAACGCGGGAGTGCGGATCTTGTCGCTTACTTCTTCTTGCGGGCCTTCGATTTGGTGAACCCGCGCGGCACGCTGGGGCTCATCGCCACCAATACGGTGGCGCAGGGTGACACCCGGGAGGTCGGGCTCGACCGGATGGTGGCCGCCGGTTTCACCATCACCCGGGCAGTGCAGTCGCGCTCCTGGCCCTCCAGCAGCGCCAACCTGGAGTACGCCGCCGTCTGGGGTACTCGCGCCCAGGTATCGCCGCAGGTGCGGGCGGTGGCATGCGGGGAGCGGGATGTGCCGGTGCCGCGGATCAGCACCTTGTTGGAGTCAGCCGGACGTGTGGAGGGCAAGCCGCAGCGGCTCGCCAAGAATGCGGGCGTCGCCTTCATCGGCTGCTACGTGCTCGGCAAGGGCTTCATTCTGGAACCGGAGGAGGCCCAGGCCTGGATCGCAGAGGACCCGCGCAATGCCGAGGTGCTCTTCCCTTACCTCAATGGCGAGGACCTCAACTCCCGCCCCGACTGCTCACCCTCGCGTTGGGTGATTGACTTCGGTATGCGTGAGCAAGCCGAAGCCGCAAGTTATCACTTGCCTTTCGGTCGTGTTTTGAGTGAGGTGAAACCCCAACGAGACAAAGTCAAAATCGATTATCGCCGAGAGTATTGGTGGAGATACGCGGCTTGGGCTCCCGCCATGCGGGAGGCGATCGCCGGGCTCGACGAGGTGCTGGTGCTTGCTCGTGTGAGCAAGACGGTGGTGCCGGTACGGTTCCCGACTGGTGCAGTCATCAGTGATGCGGTTGTCGCCTTCGCCACGGACTCCTATGCCGAGCAGGCGGTGTTGTCCTCCTCGTTGCACCAGTACTGGGCGATCAAATACGGCTCTGGCATGCGGAATGATCCCCGCTATACCCCAACCGACGTTTTTGAGACCTTCCCTCGGCCCGAGGCCACGCCCGCGCTCGATGCCATTGGCCGCACCCTGGACACCGAACGCCGGGAGATCATGCTGCGTCGCGGGCTCGGCCTGACCAAGCTGTACAACTTGGTGAACGACCCCGAACTCGCACCCGGGCAGGACGCGGACGTGGACCGCATGCGCGCCATCCACGTGGAGCTCGACGCGGCCGTCGCGGCCGCCTACGGCTGGGACGACCTGGACCTCACCCACGGCTTCCACACCTACCGGCAGATGACCCGCTGGACCATTCCACCGGCCACCCGCGTCGAAGAGCTCGACCGGCTCCTGGAGGAGAACCACCGCCGCGCCGCCGCCGAGGCCGCCGCCAAGTCTGGCCGGCCCAACAAGAAGCCCACCCGCTCCGCTAACGCCGGGTCCGCTGCCCCCACCGCCCGCACCCGCCGCGGCCGCAGGCCCGCCGCCGGACAGGAGGAGATGTTCTGA
- the drmD gene encoding DISARM system SNF2-like helicase DrmD: MTTHTSPRPTGATASSSLDSSTDATPALPEPGQVVQVRGATWAVTDVREQGLPHSPADDSRTDLEHLVSLQSLAEDRMGEELTVIWELEVGNSIIPDRGLPETISADSFDDPDTLGAFVDAVRWGAVTSADAKAYQAPFRSGATLEPYQLEPLRRALEAPRTNLLLADDVGLGKTIEAGLVVEELLLRHRARSVIIVCPPSLALKWRDEMREKFGLEFVIVDSARIAADRRTYGLAANPLRLYPRVIVSMAWLPGVRAQRLLREVLDDAGRPGSARNYAFDVLVVDEAHHVAPAAPSAVGGGVDSQRTRALRRLAEKCEHRLFLSATPHNGYTESFTALLEMIDPRRFARGAEIDRRALAEVTVRRLKADVPDRDFKRRKVNSVEYAAAADEEEAYAKLDSLLRASGRQQGRRSLDIAALLLKKRFLSSPWAFARTLGNYLTDPVAAGADYYDVDDYYAEVMGSGQSDEEEGRLEQPETDTLLATRSGDALSAATKAELENLADWAGGYQARANSRLEALVSMLDAVCRPDGRHWTNERVVVFTEYADTLDWIVGVLGSQGYGADRLAVIQGSTPAEERERIRARFNDDPTQEPVRVLVATDAAGEGIDLQAYCHRLVNFDVPFNPSRLEQRIGRIDRYGQHHTPEVTYLIPRRGGGASQGLCSGELDFLNRLAEKITTETQDLGALNPLIDDVDGQITARLLGREQRGRRTQTADQRAVNQTLAGSRELNRSLTDLARGYENRKAQMHLTPQAGRRVVDTALRLANQPGLEPVGPLEEAGGLEELDAVPEGLAAFRVPALDRSWDEAVAGLAPLLHPDRPRPVSFDERSASLPGIVHVHLGHPLMRKATRTLRARLFSPQSEINRVTAVVMPGLEETYAASVSRLVLVGRGGLRLHEQVFVTGVRLRGSTVAEEKLNAVLDRMLDPGELRAASAAVREHLARAWRADGAHLRTRIEEERGRRARRLQHAVDDQLRERQRADAERVHGIYAAFRTNLTESLERMHAAEQANQDMLAAWLDDQRRQRERDMHAMAERLAALDDEERREADAVARRYEDVQPFIASVGLVFAVSEQDADQWEEHR; this comes from the coding sequence ATGACTACGCACACTTCACCCCGGCCCACGGGCGCGACCGCAAGCTCCAGCCTGGATTCCAGCACTGACGCCACACCGGCCCTGCCCGAACCCGGGCAGGTGGTGCAGGTGCGGGGCGCCACCTGGGCCGTCACCGACGTGCGCGAGCAGGGCCTGCCCCACAGCCCCGCCGACGATTCACGCACCGACCTGGAGCACCTGGTCTCACTGCAATCGCTGGCCGAGGATCGCATGGGTGAGGAGCTGACCGTCATCTGGGAGCTGGAGGTCGGCAACTCGATCATTCCGGACCGCGGCCTGCCGGAGACGATCTCCGCCGACTCCTTCGACGACCCGGACACCCTGGGCGCCTTCGTCGACGCCGTGCGCTGGGGCGCGGTCACCTCCGCCGACGCCAAGGCCTACCAGGCGCCCTTCCGCTCGGGCGCCACCCTGGAGCCCTACCAGCTCGAGCCCCTGCGCCGCGCCCTGGAGGCCCCACGCACCAACCTCCTGCTGGCCGACGACGTCGGCCTGGGCAAGACCATCGAGGCCGGCCTGGTCGTCGAGGAGCTGCTGCTGCGGCACCGGGCCCGCTCGGTCATCATCGTGTGCCCGCCGAGCCTGGCCCTGAAGTGGCGCGATGAGATGCGTGAGAAGTTCGGCCTGGAGTTCGTGATCGTCGACTCTGCCCGGATTGCCGCCGACCGCCGCACCTACGGCCTGGCCGCGAACCCGCTGCGCCTGTATCCGCGGGTGATCGTGTCCATGGCCTGGCTGCCGGGCGTGCGCGCCCAGCGGCTGCTGCGCGAGGTACTGGACGACGCCGGCCGCCCCGGCAGCGCCCGCAACTACGCCTTCGACGTGCTGGTGGTGGATGAGGCCCACCACGTGGCCCCGGCGGCGCCCTCGGCCGTTGGCGGCGGCGTGGACTCCCAGCGCACTCGGGCGCTGCGCCGCCTGGCCGAGAAGTGCGAGCACCGCCTGTTCCTGTCCGCCACGCCGCACAACGGTTACACCGAGTCCTTCACCGCCCTGCTGGAGATGATCGACCCGCGCCGCTTCGCCCGCGGCGCCGAGATCGACCGCAGGGCCCTGGCTGAGGTGACGGTGCGGCGCCTGAAGGCGGACGTGCCGGACCGCGACTTCAAGCGCCGCAAGGTCAACTCCGTGGAGTATGCGGCCGCCGCCGATGAGGAGGAGGCCTACGCCAAGCTGGACTCGCTGCTGCGCGCCTCGGGCCGCCAGCAGGGGCGGCGCAGCCTGGATATTGCCGCCCTGCTGCTGAAGAAGCGCTTCCTGTCCAGCCCGTGGGCCTTCGCCCGCACGCTCGGCAACTACTTGACCGATCCGGTGGCGGCGGGCGCGGACTACTACGACGTCGACGACTACTACGCGGAGGTCATGGGCTCGGGCCAGTCGGATGAGGAGGAGGGCCGCCTTGAGCAGCCCGAGACGGATACGCTGCTGGCCACCCGCAGCGGTGACGCGCTGAGCGCCGCCACCAAGGCGGAGCTGGAGAACCTGGCCGACTGGGCGGGCGGCTACCAGGCGCGGGCGAACTCCCGGCTGGAGGCACTGGTGTCCATGCTCGACGCCGTCTGCCGCCCCGACGGCAGGCACTGGACCAATGAGCGGGTCGTCGTCTTCACCGAGTATGCGGACACCCTGGATTGGATCGTCGGCGTGCTCGGCTCGCAGGGTTACGGCGCGGACCGGCTGGCGGTGATTCAGGGGTCGACCCCGGCGGAGGAGCGTGAGCGGATCAGGGCCCGCTTCAACGACGACCCCACGCAGGAGCCGGTGCGGGTGCTGGTGGCCACGGATGCCGCCGGCGAGGGCATTGACTTGCAGGCCTACTGCCACCGCCTGGTGAACTTCGACGTGCCCTTCAACCCGTCCCGCCTGGAGCAGCGCATCGGTCGTATTGACCGTTACGGGCAGCACCACACGCCCGAGGTGACCTACCTCATTCCGCGCCGGGGGGGGGGTGCCTCTCAAGGCCTTTGCTCCGGTGAGCTCGACTTCCTGAACCGGCTCGCGGAGAAGATCACCACCGAGACCCAGGACCTGGGCGCGCTCAACCCGCTGATCGACGACGTCGACGGTCAGATCACCGCGCGCCTGCTGGGTCGTGAGCAACGCGGCCGCAGGACGCAGACGGCGGATCAGCGGGCGGTCAATCAGACCCTGGCGGGCAGCCGGGAGCTCAACCGCTCCCTGACGGACCTGGCGCGCGGCTATGAGAACCGCAAGGCGCAGATGCATCTGACGCCGCAGGCCGGGCGACGCGTGGTGGACACGGCCCTGCGGCTCGCCAACCAGCCCGGCCTGGAGCCGGTCGGGCCGCTGGAGGAGGCCGGCGGCCTGGAGGAGCTCGACGCCGTGCCCGAGGGTCTTGCGGCCTTCCGGGTGCCGGCGCTGGACCGCTCATGGGATGAGGCCGTGGCGGGCCTGGCGCCGCTGCTGCACCCGGACCGGCCCCGCCCGGTGAGCTTCGACGAGCGCTCCGCGTCCCTGCCCGGGATCGTGCACGTGCACCTGGGGCACCCGCTGATGCGCAAGGCGACCCGGACCCTGCGTGCGCGCCTGTTCAGCCCCCAGTCGGAGATCAACCGGGTCACGGCGGTGGTGATGCCGGGGCTGGAGGAGACCTATGCGGCGTCGGTGTCGCGGCTGGTGCTGGTGGGGCGCGGCGGGCTGCGGCTGCATGAGCAGGTGTTCGTCACCGGCGTGCGGCTGCGCGGCAGCACCGTCGCGGAGGAGAAGCTGAACGCGGTCCTGGACCGGATGCTCGACCCGGGTGAGCTCCGGGCGGCGTCGGCGGCGGTGCGCGAGCACCTGGCCCGGGCGTGGCGGGCGGACGGCGCGCATCTGCGCACCCGCATTGAGGAGGAGAGGGGCAGGCGCGCGCGGCGGCTGCAGCACGCCGTCGACGACCAGCTGCGGGAGCGGCAGCGGGCGGATGCCGAGCGGGTGCATGGCATTTATGCGGCCTTCCGCACCAACCTGACCGAGTCGTTGGAGCGGATGCATGCGGCGGAGCAGGCCAACCAGGACATGCTCGCGGCCTGGCTGGATGACCAGCGCCGCCAACGCGAGCGCGACATGCATGCGATGGCGGAGCGCCTGGCCGCGCTCGATGACGAGGAGCGGCGTGAGGCCGACGCCGTGGCACGCCGCTACGAGGACGTGCAGCCCTTCATCGCGTCGGTGGGACTGGTGTTCGCCGTGTCAGAGCAGGATGCCGACCAGTGGGAGGAACACCGATGA